ACCAGTGCCGATTTCGAGAACGTTGTCGCCGGGGTTGGCCTCAAGCAGCTCGGCCATGACCGCGACCATGTGTGGTGCGCTGATCGTCTGCCCGTCGCCGATCGGCAGGGGACGGTCGGCGTAGGCGCTGTCCCGGCGATCGGGCGGGACGAACTCGTGACGCGGGACTGATTCGAGGGCCTTGAGGACCCGGTCGTCGTCGACACGCGGCGCAACCATCTCGACCATGCGTTGGCGTGAAGCCTCGTAACTATCGGACATGGATCGTGGTTGAATACGCGCTCGAGAACAGTAGGGGATCGGGTGGCGAGTACCGGGGTTCAGGGTTCGCATCGACGCCCGGACTCGCGGATCGATTACCAGGCCGACCAGGCGCTGCTCTGCTCGTCGTAGGCGTAGACGCGCTTGACGTCCTTCGCCAGGGCGGTATCGCCCTCCATGTCGAAGCGGTCGCGTCGGTAGCCGTCGGCGTCGCCGCGGACGACAAAGGCGTCGATCTCGAACTCGTCGTCGCCGAAGGACTCGACCGCGCCGACCTCGAACTCGTAGTCGCCGGGGACGTGGACCGTAATGCTCCGGCTATCATCTCTCGAGCCGTCCTGCGGGTGGACGGTGACGTTGACACCGACGTTGTCGACCTCGCGGGTCCAGACGGTCTTGATCTCGTCGGCGGTGGACCCCTCGACCCGCTTCTGGCCGTCAAGTTCGACGCTCGTCACGCGGACTGTCGAGAGCACTTCCTCGGTCTCGAGGATGAACTCGTCGCCGACCTCAACGGTCTCGTCTTCGGCCGTGGTGACGTTCGCCGTGAAGGATTCGCCGCCCTGAGAGACGACTACGTCGAGTGTGACTTCGGGCTCGCGCTCGGGTCGAACCTTGTGGACGTGACTACACTCGCTACACCGAACGGTGATGGTA
This genomic stretch from Natrinema sp. SYSU A 869 harbors:
- a CDS encoding HVO_0476 family zinc finger protein, producing the protein MSDIPERVPTVCPSCSPDLETVHEVLTEGGGTITVRCSECSHVHKVRPEREPEVTLDVVVSQGGESFTANVTTAEDETVEVGDEFILETEEVLSTVRVTSVELDGQKRVEGSTADEIKTVWTREVDNVGVNVTVHPQDGSRDDSRSITVHVPGDYEFEVGAVESFGDDEFEIDAFVVRGDADGYRRDRFDMEGDTALAKDVKRVYAYDEQSSAWSAW